From the genome of Canis lupus familiaris isolate Mischka breed German Shepherd chromosome 20, alternate assembly UU_Cfam_GSD_1.0, whole genome shotgun sequence:
gtgcagccggttgagtgtctgcctcttggttttggctcccgTTGTGACCACAGGGTCGCAAGATCGAGCCCCAGGTGCgctctgcttgagactctcccgcTTGAGACTCTCCGTCCCTCTGCCGCTTGCTCCCCCTCTCTccgataaataaatacatcttttaaaaactacttgGATTGATCGCCAACTTGGCAAGAGTTAGCAGTTCCCTGAAACTGCATTTCTGGCTCCTCTTGAAGTATCTCGTGGATGTGTGGTCCCTTGGAATGGTGTTTCCTCGTGGCAACACACAGACGTCACAGCCACCACATTTAGGTAGGTCTAAGGTCCCACTTCCCTCTGTGTGAAAGCCCAAGACCTCCCCATGGCCCACAGAGCCCTGCAGGACCCGCCcggtcccctcccctgccctccctgccctcccctcctccctcccttcccccctcgcTCGCGGAACCCTCTGGGCCTCCTCGCTGCTCCTCCATCACCACGGGCtggtcctgccccagggcctttgcacaggttGTTGCCTCTGCCTGGGACTCTCTTCCCTCAGATGTCCCTCAGGGTCATATTTGTATGTCCTGGCGAAGTCCCTCTTGTCACTGAGGCCCTCTTGAACCACGTTAAGACTGTGAACACCCACCCCTGATTCTTGGGTTCCGTGACCCTCCTCGCCTCCTCGTGTTTCCCGTGGGGGCATTTACTCCCTGCCCATGTGGTGCTGTGAATGTCACTCCTTTGTTGGCTGCCTGTCCTCCCCACGAGGAAGTCGGCtgcattttgggggggggggtctgtgctacttcaccccccaccccaagtctgCATGTCAGCATCTCAGGCCACTTCTATTTCTGAAACAGCCAGACAACAATTCGCCTCTTTACATCCTTCCCCCCGGGGGCTGGCCCCTCGGCCCCTTCTCTTCCACTTCTCGAACTTGTGCCCTGCTCCCGGGGCAGCTCAGTCCTGTCCCCCTTGGGCCTCTGCCCCCAGTGCTGGCTCTCCGCATGCTCTCTCTGGCCTGTATCTGACCTTCCTGGAGTCTTTGACCTTGGTCCTGGTGCCCCAGTGGCCCCACATCTACtcataatgaattttttaaaaaatgctgagtCATGTGCACACTGAGGGCTGTGACTCATGGTCTGAGATCCATGAATCACCTTTTGCTCTAGACCAGGATCGATGTCAGCACTTAGCAACATTTGGGGCTGCATCCTTGTTTGTCCCCGGGGGCGATGGGGTCCTGGGCACTTCgcgggggagagggagtgggcaGCATCCCTGGCCCGTCTACTCGATGCCAGGAGCACCTTTCCCTGCAGACATGATGCCCACCTGTCCCCAGACGGTGCCAAGGGTCGGTGAGGGGAGGGGACTGGCGGTCAGAGCTGTTCTCCGCTGAGCAGCACTGGTCTGGAACCTAGGGGTGTCACCGTGGGCACTAGGGTGGACCAGACACAGGCCCGAGGCCCGCGGAAGGGCATATAAAGTTCTGTCTCCCGGAATGGATCTGCAGTGCTgcgttttgttttgtgttttctttttcttttttttttaaagattttatttatttattcatgaaagactgagagacagagagagagagagaggcagagacacaggcagagggagaagcaggctccatgcaccgggagcctgatgtgggattcgatcccgggtctccaggatcgcgccctgggccaaaggcaggcgctaaaccgctgcgccacccagggatccctgttttgtgttttctaagtCCAACTGTGACGCGCTTAGGGAACCTGGTGACCTCAGCTATGGGATTTGGGTTACCCTCTCTAGCTTCCCGTCGTGTGCCCTTGGGAAAGCCTTTCTTCCCGTGCCTTGTTTTTCCGTCCGCCACGTGGGGGGTTATGCGTTCTGGCCTCCTCCATTCATTCCACAAGGTCAGGTCCCCGCTCTGCAGTTCAGCCACCCGGGGCGCCAGGAGAGGCTCAGCCCCACCCTCTGGTGCCCGCTGGGCAGGAGGCAGCTGGCAAACATGAAAGCCTGAAGACACAAGCAAAGTTCACCCAGTGACACACGGGGCGGGTGGGGGTCGCGGGGAACCAGGTGACGTGGGGGAGGCAGACCGGGAGGGACGGCGTGGATGGCCAGGGCCCCTGAGATGGTGCCATCAGCCTGAGAGCCGAAATGATGAGACTAGCGTCTGTGTGGCAAAGGTCTGCGGAGGGAGCAccccaagcagagggaggggcacccGTGGGGAACCTGACGTAGGAAGCAGCTTGGCAGGTtttgagaaatggagagaaaggaagggccCCCACATGGCTGGCCGCGCTGCGGGCACGGAGCTGGCTCTCTCGAACGCTTAGCTCCTCCCGCTGCCATCGCTACCGGTACCAGTTACCCGCCGCTGAGTAAGTCACCCCAGGACATCGTGGTTTAAAAACAGCgaacaaggggtgcctggtggctcagtggtttggcgcctgccttcagctcagggcatgatcctggagtcccgggatcgagtcccacgtcaggctccctgtgtggagcctgcttctccctctgcctgggtctctgcctctgtgtgtgtgtgtgtctcatgaataaataaataaagtctttaaaaaataaataaataaaataaaaaataaaaacaaacgagggatgcctgggtggctcagttggttaagcgtctcccttcggctcagggtcatgatcccaggaatccCATGATAGGGCTCCCGACTcattgaggagcctgcttctccctctccctctgcttgtgctctctctcactctgtcaaatatttttaaggacattaaaaataaatttaaaaacaacaaatatttatcatccCACACAGTCCCTGGGTGTCAGGAAGCTGGAGGAAGAGGAGTTGGATGGCTCCGGCTTGGGCTGTCTCACGAGGTCAAGGTCAGGCTGTGGGCCGAGGCCGTGTCATCTGAAGGCTCGACCGGGGCTGGAGTTGCCGGGAGTCCAGATGTTCCCTCATGTGGCTGATGGAGGGAGGCGTCAGTTCCTCGCTCCGTGGGCCTCTCCAGAGGCTGGTCACGGGCGATTTACCCCCGACAGGgtgacagagagaaagccagtGTCTTATAACCTGATGTCAGTGGGGATAGCCCATCGCTTGTGCCGGAGTCCTCCACTCACAGAGGCTGGCACTGGCTTACTGCTGGAAGTGCCACCCTGGGCTGTGACCAGGATGGAGGTCACCGGGGATCGTCCAGAAGCCTGATTACCTCCCTAGCAAACATGTAATGAGCACCGACTGACTTCCAGTCATTGGCTCAGAATTTCCCCATGTGTTAAGGCAGCACAGTTCCCTGAAACAATCCCATAAGTGGGCTTATTATTCCCAATAGGCAGTATAGCTTTGTGGTTGGGCACACCGCCTCTGGAGCCAGATCTCATGGGCtcgaatcccagctctgtcacccaccggctgtgtgactttgggccagtGACTTCACATCTctggcacacttttttttttttcatttgtaaatgggGAAAATAGTAGTGCCTACCTCCTGGGTGACACCAGGCAAGTGTGGGTTGCTACCATCTTgtggagaaggaaatggagagaggTGACATGGCGAGAGGTGACGTGTCTTTGTCATGTTGATAGgttgtgatggtatttggaggcaggcaggtgggggtgTCTGGGCCAGAGTTGCCCCCTTTCGGGAGGTGATCGTGTCTCTCTTGCTTCACAGGTCTGCCGCAGCATCCCCCATGGGACTCGGTATGGTGAGCACTTAGGGGACCCCGAGCATGCAGGAAGGCAGGTGGCGTGGAACATGCCTCCACCGCTCAGTGCTTCTGCTGCCGAAGGCCTGCACCTACCTGTGCCCATGGCCTGCGCGGACCTGTCGCTCTCCAGCGCCTTTGACATTCTAGGTGCCGCAGGCCAGGACAAGCTCTTGCGTCTTAAGCACAAGCTAAAGACCCTGCGCCTGGGCTGCCGGGGGGCAGACCTCCTGCACGCCATGGTGCTCCTGAAGCTGGGCCGGGAGACGGAGGCCAGGATCTCCCTGGAAGCACTGAAGGCGGACGCGGTGGCCCGGCTTGTGGCGCACCAGTGGGCCGGCATGGATGGTGCCGAGGCCCCCGAGGAGCCACCAGACTTGTCCTGGGCAGTTGCCCGGGTGTACCACCTGCTTACCGAGGAGAACCTGTGCCCGGCCACGATGCGGGACCTGGCCTACCAGGCGGCCCTCCGGACCTTCAGCTCTAGGGATGACCACCGGCTGGCCGAGCTCCAGGGAGAGGCCCGGGACCGGTGTGGGTGGGGCATCGTCGGGGACCCGGGGAGCTTCCAGCCCCTTCACTCCGATCTGGGCTGCCTCCCAGCATCCTCAGTGTCACCCTCAGGCGCCCGCAGCCTTCCAAAGCCCATAGAGGACCCCTCGGCCTGGAGCCGAGGCCGTTCCCTGAGATCCACCGGcagcccagcctccctggccaGCAATCTGGAAATCAGCGAGTCGCCCACCATGCCCTTTCTCAGCCGTCACCGCAGCTGCCATGAACCCAGCAAGCTGTGCGACGAGCCCCAGGCCAGCCTGGTGCCCGAGCCTGCCCCCACGGGCTGCCAGGAGCCTGAGGAGGTGAGCTGGCCACCATCAGAAGAGACTGCCAGCCCCCCACCAGAGGAGACGGCCAGCCCCCCACGGGGGGAGACTTCCAGCCCCCCACCAGAGGAGATGGCCAGCTCCCCACCTGGGGGAGATGGCCAGCCCCTCACTGGAAGAGACTGCCAGCCCCTCCTCTGGGGAGGTTGCCAGCCCCTCATCGGGAGAGACTGCCAGCCCCGGGATGCTACCAAACAGCCCAGTCCCCACGCCGCCTCCTGACGTGGTCCCAGATGCAAGCCTCAGTGACCAGCTCGACCCCCCCAAAGCGGGGCAGATGGGCACCCACTACCCCGTGGAATGCACTGAAATGTTGGCAGCCCCCAGCTCTCTGTCCTTGCCCTCTGGAAATGCTCGCCCTGTCAAGGACCAGACCCCACTCCCACTTCCTGTAGAAGACACCGCTTCCCAGTTGCCCAACCCCAGcccacctcctccctcagccctgaggacgtcccctccctgcccttttccatccacctctccttccactggCCCGGTCCCCTCGCACCCCTGTCCACCTTCTCCAAATTCTCCCGAATTGGAGTCGGAACAGAAATTCTATAACTTTGTGATCCTGCACGCGGCGGCGGACGAGCACATCGCCCTGCGGGTCCGGGAGCGGCTGGAGGCCCTGGGCGTCCCCGACGGTGCCACCTTCTGCGAGGACTTCCAGGTGCCCGGGCGGGGCGAGCTGCGCTGCCTGCAGGACGCCATCAACCACTCGGCCTTCACCATCCTGCTGCTCACCCCCAACCTCGACTGCCGCCTGGGCCTGCATCAGGTGAGCCAGTCGCTGATGAGCAGCCTCACGCGGCACGGGTGGCAAGACTGCGTGatccccttcctgcccctggaGAGCTCCCAGGCCCAGCTCAGCCGGGACACGTGCAGCCTGCTCAGCAGCCTGGTGTGGCTGGACGAGCACTCCCGGGTCTTCGCCAGGAGGGTGGTCAACACGTTCAAGGCGCAGCAGCTGCGAGCCCGCAAGGCCCAGTGGAAGAAGGAACAGGACATCCGGGCCCTGCAGCAGCAGCGCCAGCACCTGGAGGGTGAGCGGCAGCAGGTGGCCTCGCTGAGCGCCGCCTACTCCGCCTACCTCCAGAGCTGCTCGTCGTGGCAGGCGCAGATGGAGGCGCTCCGGGCGGCCTTCGGGAGCCACATGCCATTTGGGGCTCAGGGGCCCTACGGGGGCCCGGGGCCTCTGggggcccccccgcccctcccctcctggttGGGCCACCAGCCTCCCGCCGCGCCGCCGTGGCTGGCCGGCTCGCCCGCGCCCGCCTTCCCGCCCGCGCCCGCCTTCCCGCAGCCCCCCGCCTTctcgccgccccccgcgcccccgcagaGCCCGGGGCTGCAGCCCCTCATCATCCACCACGCGCAGATGGTGCAGCTGGGCGTCAACAACCACATGTGGAACCAGCGAGGGACCCAGGCGCCCGAGGACGAGACGCAAGGAGCAGAGTGACCGAGGACCCGGGGCTTGGGGTCACCCCCAGCcttcccgggggcggggggaggggggaatcccAGGGCGGTGACGTCACCCGGAGGACTCGCTGGCGCGCAGGGGGGCCGGGAGCCGATGCGGCGCTCGTGCGTTCTCAGCTGGGCGGGGGTGGCGGCGAGCGGGCCCGGGCCGTGGGGACTGTGTTttaactataataaatatttattgaatgttccCGCGGCTCCGTTCCCGTCGGGGAGACGAAAACTAGTCCCAAAAATGCAAGCGGAAGGGCGGAGCTCGCTTCTC
Proteins encoded in this window:
- the TICAM1 gene encoding TIR domain-containing adapter molecule 1 isoform X4 — translated: MVCRSIPHGTRYGEHLGDPEHAGRQVAWNMPPPLSASAAEGLHLPVPMACADLSLSSAFDILGAAGQDKLLRLKHKLKTLRLGCRGADLLHAMVLLKLGRETEARISLEALKADAVARLVAHQWAGMDGAEAPEEPPDLSWAVARVYHLLTEENLCPATMRDLAYQAALRTFSSRDDHRLAELQGEARDRCGWGIVGDPGSFQPLHSDLGCLPASSVSPSGARSLPKPIEDPSAWSRGRSLRSTGSPASLASNLEISESPTMPFLSRHRSCHEPSKLCDEPQASLVPEPAPTGCQEPEEVSWPPSEETASPPPLPNSPVPTPPPDVVPDASLSDQLDPPKAGQMGTHYPVECTEMLAAPSSLSLPSGNARPVKDQTPLPLPVEDTASQLPNPSPPPPSALRTSPPCPFPSTSPSTGPVPSHPCPPSPNSPELESEQKFYNFVILHAAADEHIALRVRERLEALGVPDGATFCEDFQVPGRGELRCLQDAINHSAFTILLLTPNLDCRLGLHQVSQSLMSSLTRHGWQDCVIPFLPLESSQAQLSRDTCSLLSSLVWLDEHSRVFARRVVNTFKAQQLRARKAQWKKEQDIRALQQQRQHLEGERQQVASLSAAYSAYLQSCSSWQAQMEALRAAFGSHMPFGAQGPYGGPGPLGAPPPLPSWLGHQPPAAPPWLAGSPAPAFPPAPAFPQPPAFSPPPAPPQSPGLQPLIIHHAQMVQLGVNNHMWNQRGTQAPEDETQGAE